Genomic window (Arctopsyche grandis isolate Sample6627 chromosome 5, ASM5162203v2, whole genome shotgun sequence):
TGccttcaaccaagtcgctcgcaagtcgctcACAAGTCACTCGGTGTGGCCCGGGTCATAGGGAAGGGAtgacaattttacaggaaccgcttcaatgaaaatcacaaaaattggcaaactctgatgagaaacgatctacctggagtcacaaaccaaggtctggcctgcagcgggactctagtaggacttgaacccgtgactattCTACTCTAAAGcattatatgcataatattaatccacgccgctggttatatgTTATTAAAGCTTTATTTGAGTATAGATTCTGAGTGCTCTTGTGAAATTTTATAAGAGGATTGGCATAAATGCTCTTCATGCTTGGTTGTCAACCAACCTtttgcctcttaatgtctccaagtgtattgtaatatattacgcCAGATCTAGATCTATCCCCAATCGTACATTTCCTTATCTTGCTGGTAACTCTGTACTGAACTGGGTTGATTCTACTGTTTATCTTTAGTAGGACTCGAAACCGTGATCACTTtgctcaaaaatataatatgctaaccactagtccacgccgctagTATGTTATTGAACCATAGCAAAATGTCCAAATACGGCCAAGATATGTTTTTAAAACTAAGATTTCAGttaattatttaatgattttatgTCTTTGTACTGAATACATGCTCATTTTGTAGGTTTTATGCAACACTGGTGGTCTGATCGAGATACCATTGCGCTCGCTGCCCACAACTGTGGAGCACTTGTCGCTGACCAGGAACAACTTCCACACCATCAGAAGTGATGCTTTCAATGGCCTGAAGCTGCTCAGGAAGATATCCCTAGACGGCAACAACATATCGACAATCAAACCCTTTGCATTCCGCGGTCTACCAAGACTCAAGGAGCTCTCCATCCAGCACACACCACTGACAACAGTCAACCAGTTCGCTTTTGCCGGTCTTCAAAACCTATCGTCGATATTTCTCGGCCACAACAAGATAGTCCAGATCGAAGGGTATGCTTTCGCTGGCACCAACTATCTCAAAGCCATTATGCTCAACAATAATCCAATCCAGAAGATCATGACGAACGCATTCTCAGGTTTGACGAACGTGGAGCATCTCGGCTTCCCCTCTGGAATCAGGTCGATAGAACCGGACGCTTTCTCCGGTTTGGACATGGTCGGTTCTATTAAGCTTGCTTTCATGGACTTGCCTTCTCTGAGGCCGTACACCTTTAGAGGGATGTCCCACGTTCATATCCTGTCGCTGCAGGAGTCTGATCTTGGGATTATCAGGATAGCGGCTTTTGATGGGTTGTCTTACGtggaaaatttgaatatattgaacAATAAAATAGACGCTGTTCAAGAGTTGAATATCGGGTATAATAATAGTGTGCGCGTGTTGAGGTTACACGGGAATCATTTGCTGGAAGTGCCAGGTCCTGGAGTGGTCACCATTGAAGGTGTTGATGTGTTGAGTGTCAAAGGGAATCATTTTCCCTGCGACTGCAGAGTGCATTCGTTGATTGAAGGACCTTTGGGAAATGCATCGACGGGTGATTTCTTGACTACTAATTTTTGCATATCACCTTTAGAGGTGCACGGCCATGCTTTGGCTGACGTCAATATTGATGAAATTGGCAGGTGTCACGAGCACGTGACCAAAGGTAATTTGGACTCGTCTAAAAATGGCGTCTCGAATGCAGCAGCCATAGTGAGATGTATATTCGTGCACCTGTTGGTTATATACAgtgcttttttttcaattttactgAGACGCTTGTGACAAGAACATTAAAGTCGGCCTAAAGTCTCATTCATCTAATGTTTcatgtttttttgaaaaatatcgcAAATGGTGTatttaaagcttttttttaaataaaaaaaaaatcaatcgtcAATATCAATATGtgccaattttaaataaatcatttaatcaATGTGTTAcctatgtaaaatttaaaaatagtaaatttttatgtataataataataataataataataaaatattgtgtgGAAAAGAAGACTGTCGGTATTTGTAAATAATCTTGTATACGAAAAATATACTGATGATgctgttttatgtttttaataaattgtttatgTTTGATAATTTCATTGTAAAcgaatattttatgtttaattaaagttacatattttttaaaatattgtataacaatacatatcttttttcattatcaattaaaataatatatgaattgtttatcaaaaaaaaaatatatatacatatatgtatgtatgtggaagaGTAGTCGTATTATCACAGtgaaaaatcataatatttatttaaattttggcaAATACCGATATTTGTTACGTTACATAAATGTTGTCTATTATTATGTtggaatttgtataaaatatctgCTGTTTAGTAATAAGCTAATAATCAAATTGATTTATcgatgtataataatttaatttaatttatttgatgttAGTCAGAATTCGTATTTCAATATGTcagattatgaaaaaaaaaaaagataaattatttaataattaaaaatgcatttagagCAATgtctaatattatacatatacatacctaccaATCCTATAAATCTCGCTTTGAtgaatattttatgtgtgtgtaatttttcattaaaatcatgaatatttatatgctacattttgtttgttttttttatgcgaaaaaaaagaaaacgaaggacacaattgtaaaataattatgtCGATGTAAATAATaggaattgtaaaaaaaatgttcattaaagtatttattattatattgaaaaatcgttttgtataaatgttgtattaaaaaataattaaatatcaattGGGGTGTTAGGTTAAtatgttgaattaaaatacaagtTGACAAAGTATTATATGTCTGTTTTATTATCCATTATACAAGATACGTTTTCCGGCGGGAATTTTAAaagataattattttcgcggtaagtattatatatgtataatgtttttatttcagacgagagaaaattaaatttgaattatgcACGCGGAAATTCCAAACGCGTGTACTTATACAATTGCTCGTGTACATAATATACCGAGTttccattatattttatgtttatagttGAATATGCCATTTTCaactataaacataaaattccaTTACGATATTGAATTATCCATATCCCAtacacatctacatacatattaaattgaatgagAAAATTTCTAGAGTGAATTGAtttataacacatacatacgtatataaattctACGTAGCAAAtggattaaaaatatgtaaatgtatatacatattgtattttgttGCAGATACAAACAGCATTCATTACTAGTAGTAAAACTTTCGCAAAAAGTTTTCATGCATTGCATGAAATTCGTTTTGATAATAATTACAGTGTACGAGGAAAGTTTCGAAGTAATAAAGTTTGAGAAGCAATGTTTATTTTAGTGCTGGGAACGACTCGAATAATTATGACAGCGTATACGATCATTTGAAATGGATACAAAACATGCAAATTTGATGAGAGTACCGATAAAaatctatattaaaaatataattattgaaacGTACCCATTTTAAAtcataatcatttaaaaattttcattacagtatctacaataaatatttcacttatttttttaatggaaacTCGATTTCAATCGTTCCATGTACATTTGTACTGCTAAATGATTTATAGGTACTATAAAATATGCTCACGAAATGAAATAACATGATAAAGGTCCGTTCCAATCTTGTTGTGTTCATTTTATCTTACAATCACTTtaggttgattttattttacattcattCAACTTCAAACACTTTTTAATGCTTTAATGTTAAACGAATTTGGTATCCAGGAAGAGATGAATCTGATTATCAAGCAAAGGAAgaaacaactatgtatgtaagtcagaTTAAATAGAGAAGtactgaaaatttttaaatgctttttattattactaaattatgtgtgttcacaatacattttatatccattttaatagcTAGTGATCTACTGATctatttctattttacaattttaatttaattttgttagtaatcatagtattatattattctaatggtaatgtacggcataataggaaaaagagctcaaaaacctatttaaaattcttataaatggccataatacatctaatacataatattaattaaagactctctaaattcgatgacctaaagcagattgtgtttaggtaatctgtgtttatacctgaagggtatatatgtacatacatatatagacattttgttgcaaTCGCGGAgaatcttcacaagtgtgtgaGTATGGTTATTaaagatgatatttttattttgcctCAAACTATGCAAATTATCAAAATAGTATAGttgattaaatcaaaaaaattcattGATGTTTACCGGTATCCGAAACTAAAACGTACTACATTTTTTGACttaataattacactgttcgacaaatgacgactttttttttggttcagagacgagatataactttttttatacaattatgcccagtgaacacgaatctagtaataaaaaatgttgattagctcgagattcggagatatatgtgttttataaatcgcgcgatttttctatatcttgatgttgttcggtcgatgtctcaaaatttgtcaatttcctgttcaaaatgaatattgaaatctatagtcgggtattttatcttccatttgtagtacttttcagctttcaaatctctctaagtagtcatccagttcaaatcaaaagtcaaaagtacgtattttcacttgggattttttcccactgttattactattttatattgagtattttctattgaaacatgtttataaagatagtgttctgatcacattattttttgttttcgttttaaagggttaattggaaatgcgctgaactttaaatcggtaaaattgcgagaaaaaagctcgtactagtgtttactcgtatttacacgaattgaattaatagggataatatattaaattatctttatatgagaattaaataaaattccactaagaaaaatcatatttcgattattcttgtggattaataacaaaaattctattgataactggcttacctcgataaaataaacgattttatTGTTATCTAACAGAATTATTAGTATTAGATCACCAAATAATGTTGTtgttaaatataatcaaaagaAATTAATGACATTTAAACgtacaattgaaataaaaaaattgtaattcacttgtttttttatgatttaatttcaGTCTTCGAGTAACGGTTGTGCTTTAcactagaaaaaaaatcatacgccAATATTTAacgaattatttaataattaaacatatcaATCAATATAATGATATCGTAATTTTGTCCAGATCAATCATCATTCGCACCAATTACTATTTAATATCAGTTTCATTGTGATACAAAGTGATGTCAGTGCgcgtttttcataaaatttttaattatttagttgTGTTGAAGTTTTCCTTCGcgtgtgaaaaaataaattcatttgtttttgaatgaagtgaatttaaattaaaaaaataattaaatgcttCTTAGTATgtagtatgaaaaataaatatatattgtgtgTTAAATTGTCTTTTTATGCGTATATTCaagaagatgattggcaaaggcGCTTAAACTATTGATATGGAGACTTCATATAGCTGGTGAATtttcatattgttttatattgctgtgcaactttattttataatacctgtatgttaattttaaatattatattgaaatttttagccTGCAGTTACGGTAGgagatatacatagtttaaCAATCGGCGAAAATTTATCTGTaagcataatttatttatttttatacatacatacatacatacatatgtatcaattaaagcaattttattGGCTATACTTCGATTTgatagtataatatttcatttttcgaccaaaatcattcatttttacacttttttacatattaaaatttaactttttcaagtaaataatttaaatatgtacatatgtatgtacagtgttGTTAATACAATATAGAGATTGAAATCTACGGGAAACTTAAGTCATTATGGACCGTTCGAATTTCccgaaaactacatacatatatgagagtcCGCGTATTTTTCGTAAaggtaataaacaaattaaaaatttgttttcgGCTGTATGAATCAGATCATTCTTTATGACTGTATGAATCAGATCATTCTTCATTTActgtagtttatttatttatttattttaaacagaccattgtggcataacaggaattcctaaagcgccacaatggtcaaaaaatataacacaaaaaagaaaaaaaacaaaataacaattaaacataaacataaatacatccatacatacataaaaatagcatttataataacagataaagtaaaaatatcaaataaaatatagcataaggaatgccttgcacctacagccagtttcaataaatatgtaagaaacaactacaaatacaaaacatccctgtaaggcccaaatggaagagagttaatcaaaatttcactcataaatcacaatcaatcatgaaaacaatgatgagcgcagactaccagataaataataaataagataagTTTATAGATCATTGTGCTATTCAGGTTGATAGACTATTGGCCGAATGGTCACTTGGCCGACGGATGCTTAGCCGAATGGACATTAGGCCGACGGACATTTGACCGAACAGAAACTTGGCCGAATGAGattgttaattgtttaaatttatcaaaaatatcaaattttaatgaggtCGAGGGGATTTCTGAatggtacatatttacatatataccaaaaaagccatacaggtaaatcccaatgcaccttcctggtcaattacaaatacaaatgcagcatttttattacaagtcgttgaatttcgagacactgaaaaactcgcaaattaacgagacatctatgaattgtccataaattttattgtacatcaatcaaacttcaaatagtggtgacatagtaggtaggaaggatttttagccatttttttttccgggaaccgtttcaacaatgaaatcagagaaaattggcaaactctgataggaaacgatcaacatggagtcacaaatccaggtctgaccaacagcatactctgaaaaattcattttcattcagggatt
Coding sequences:
- the LOC143911942 gene encoding uncharacterized protein LOC143911942 is translated as MWQLLMGLSWITVTLSDNFFTSSVTTCPTECICLSQSQVLCNTGGLIEIPLRSLPTTVEHLSLTRNNFHTIRSDAFNGLKLLRKISLDGNNISTIKPFAFRGLPRLKELSIQHTPLTTVNQFAFAGLQNLSSIFLGHNKIVQIEGYAFAGTNYLKAIMLNNNPIQKIMTNAFSGLTNVEHLGFPSGIRSIEPDAFSGLDMVGSIKLAFMDLPSLRPYTFRGMSHVHILSLQESDLGIIRIAAFDGLSYVENLNILNNKIDAVQELNIGYNNSVRVLRLHGNHLLEVPGPGVVTIEGVDVLSVKGNHFPCDCRVHSLIEGPLGNASTGDFLTTNFCISPLEVHGHALADVNIDEIGRCHEHVTKGNLDSSKNGVSNAAAIVRCIFVHLLVIYSAFFSILLRRL